ACGACGCGTGCGCGCGCTCCCCCGCTTCGAACGACTCCACGACGATGTCGTGGATCGTCACCGTGCGTGGCTCGCGTCGCACGACCTCACCGCGGCGGGCCTTGTCGTACAACCGTTCGCCGCCGACCTTCACGGCCGACACCATCGGGGGCACCTGCGGGATGTCGCCGATGAACCCGGTCAGCGCCTGGCGCAGACGGCCCTCGGTGACGGCGTGCGCCGACCGTTCCGCCACGACTTGCCCGCTCGCATCCTGGGTGGTGGTCTCCACGCCGAACGTGACCTGTGCGAGGTAGGTCTTGCGGCCCTCCTGCAGGAACCGCACCAGGCGGGTGGCTCGCCCCAGGCACACCACCAGCACACCCGTGGCGTCGGGGTCGAGGGTGCCGGTGTGCCCCACGCGCCGCTGTCGTGTCACGCGGCGCAGGACCCGGACCACGTCGGTGGATCCCATCCCCGCGGGCTTGTCGACGACGAGGACACCGTCGCTCGTGGTCGGTGCGCTCGAGCCGCCCACGTCATATCCCGGCGAGGCGCTCGACGACCGCGTCGATGATCGCGTCACGAGGCTCGTCCGCGTGGAAACCGGCCATGAACTGGTGTCCACCGCCACCGAGGTCGGAGGCCAGCGCGGCGACGTCGGTGCGGCCCTTGGCGCGGAACGACACCCGCCACCGGCCGTCTGGCTGCTCCTTCATGATCATCGCCACTTCGGCCGAGTCGGCGGTGCGCAGCACGTCGATGATGCCCTCGGTCTCCTCCAGCGACATCCCGTACCGCTCGAGGTCCGACTGCTCCACCCAGGAGTACACCAGGCTGGCCTCCGGCACGAACGTGGCGCGGTCCAGGACCCGGGCCAGCACCTTGAGGTACCC
This window of the Actinomycetota bacterium genome carries:
- the truB gene encoding tRNA pseudouridine(55) synthase TruB, producing the protein MGGSSAPTTSDGVLVVDKPAGMGSTDVVRVLRRVTRQRRVGHTGTLDPDATGVLVVCLGRATRLVRFLQEGRKTYLAQVTFGVETTTQDASGQVVAERSAHAVTEGRLRQALTGFIGDIPQVPPMVSAVKVGGERLYDKARRGEVVRREPRTVTIHDIVVESFEAGERAHASLLVTCSSGTYIRTLAHDLGGALGCGASLAGLRRLTNGAFTVHDAHTLADIEGAAEHGELRRLVLTMAEAVRGLPSVEVDAETARAVATGRRLPATGLPGPIALVHRVGGEPTLVGIYADDDGHARAEAVFVQPSDLQRSESR